One Thalassotalea atypica DNA window includes the following coding sequences:
- a CDS encoding VOC family protein: protein MNNELRGISGINLLVNDYQQALDFYCKQLGFIELEHSDLGDGNKWIKLNASAEQPLVGLILSKAKTDEEKQLVGKQAGEGVLMILQTANFDISYRRLKENGINFIEQPRNEPYGKVAIFKDLYGNKWDLIEPAF, encoded by the coding sequence ATGAATAATGAGCTACGGGGAATCAGTGGTATTAACCTATTGGTTAATGATTACCAACAAGCATTAGATTTCTATTGCAAGCAACTTGGGTTTATCGAACTCGAACATAGTGATTTGGGAGATGGTAATAAATGGATCAAATTGAACGCGTCGGCAGAGCAACCTCTAGTTGGCCTCATTTTGTCAAAAGCAAAGACTGATGAGGAGAAGCAACTTGTTGGAAAACAAGCAGGGGAAGGTGTATTGATGATATTACAAACTGCTAACTTTGATATCAGTTATCGGCGCTTGAAAGAAAATGGCATAAACTTCATTGAACAGCCAAGAAATGAGCCGTATGGCAAGGTGGCTATTTTTAAAGATCTGTACGGCAATAAATGGGATTTAATTGAACCGGCATTTTAA
- a CDS encoding lysoplasmalogenase — MLDNKFSLGFFITAGVYILSLGFAPYSLQFGVKVLPIIILLATTLLYAKGQLRLIVAAAVIASGIGDVMLALPIENSFIFGLGAFFIAQVTYAFCFFHFRHKTAVPLNSKIVIGLLILYSLAMATYVLPSTSDMLIPVSAYLTVITLMGITALSSGLHSWVTFGALFFVASDSALALSLFKTPLPFSSHIVMFTYYAAQFLIVGGLLKSSIKQTQS; from the coding sequence ATGTTAGACAACAAATTTAGCCTGGGATTTTTCATAACAGCCGGCGTGTACATACTCTCTTTAGGGTTTGCCCCTTATTCGTTGCAGTTTGGCGTCAAAGTGCTACCCATTATCATTCTGCTGGCAACAACATTACTTTACGCCAAAGGACAATTAAGACTAATTGTAGCAGCGGCTGTTATCGCTTCTGGCATTGGCGATGTGATGTTGGCATTACCCATTGAAAATAGTTTTATCTTTGGTCTTGGCGCATTTTTTATTGCTCAAGTCACTTATGCATTTTGTTTTTTTCATTTCAGGCACAAAACAGCCGTTCCGTTGAATTCTAAAATAGTTATCGGCCTACTTATTTTATATTCACTTGCCATGGCGACATATGTTTTACCTAGTACTAGCGACATGCTGATTCCAGTCTCAGCCTATTTGACGGTGATCACTCTTATGGGGATAACAGCTTTAAGCTCTGGCTTACATTCATGGGTGACTTTTGGTGCCTTGTTTTTTGTTGCCTCTGATTCAGCGCTAGCACTTAGCCTATTTAAGACGCCATTACCGTTTTCAAGCCATATTGTAATGTTTACTTATTACGCCGCGCAATTTTTAATTGTCGGAGGGTTATTGAAAAGCTCAATCAAGCAAACGCAATCATAG
- the ispE gene encoding 4-(cytidine 5'-diphospho)-2-C-methyl-D-erythritol kinase — protein sequence MPATQSTDNNFTQFILPSPAKLNLFLHINAQREDGYHELQTLFQFLDYGDEIAIELSNDNQITLLNPVEGVATEDNLIYKAARLLFKLKNNQLGVKIAIKKILPMGGGLGGGSSNAATILLALNKLWSVNLSIQELADIGLSLGADVPIFVEGFAAFADGVGEKLLPANPIEYWYLVSKPNCSIPTAEVFKSKDLPRSTPKISLVNLDVEHSHNDCEVMVIKHYPEVANLLAWLVEYAPSRMTGTGACIFTRFGSEKEARHLQSLLPKEVTSFVAKGLNQSPVHAIVNNL from the coding sequence GTGCCTGCTACTCAATCAACGGATAACAACTTTACACAATTTATTTTGCCATCACCGGCAAAATTAAATTTATTTCTGCATATTAATGCTCAACGTGAAGACGGATATCACGAATTACAAACCTTGTTCCAGTTTTTGGACTACGGAGATGAAATAGCCATAGAGCTTAGTAACGACAATCAAATTACATTACTTAATCCGGTCGAAGGAGTTGCGACAGAAGACAATTTAATTTACAAAGCTGCTCGGCTGCTATTCAAGCTAAAAAACAATCAATTAGGCGTAAAAATAGCCATAAAAAAAATCCTGCCAATGGGGGGAGGACTGGGTGGCGGCTCTTCAAATGCCGCAACGATTTTATTAGCGTTGAATAAGCTTTGGTCTGTAAATTTAAGTATACAAGAGCTGGCCGACATCGGTTTATCTCTCGGTGCTGACGTGCCTATTTTTGTTGAAGGGTTTGCCGCTTTCGCCGATGGCGTTGGTGAAAAGTTGTTACCAGCGAATCCAATTGAATATTGGTACTTAGTTAGCAAGCCTAACTGTAGTATACCCACCGCTGAAGTCTTTAAATCAAAAGACTTACCGAGAAGCACACCTAAAATTTCACTTGTAAATTTAGATGTCGAACATTCGCATAACGATTGTGAAGTAATGGTAATTAAACACTATCCTGAGGTTGCCAACTTACTGGCTTGGTTGGTAGAATACGCGCCGTCTCGAATGACGGGGACTGGGGCGTGCATATTTACACGTTTTGGCTCTGAAAAAGAGGCGCGTCACTTACAGTCTTTACTTCCAAAAGAGGTAACATCGTTTGTGGCTAAAGGCTTAAATCAATCGCCTGTGCACGCCATTGTAAATAATTTATAA
- a CDS encoding DUF3718 domain-containing protein, whose protein sequence is MKLLLIVVSMFILTLTVSSPAVANDSIAMRICEYVAANDKNRLRSFLKQNKLKIRGIFNDVNCNGDNLLIFAGKNKALEVGEFIIGKTPSKTVAANIAELEKYSAHLAEDAKDRVN, encoded by the coding sequence ATGAAATTATTATTAATCGTAGTAAGCATGTTCATCCTCACTTTAACCGTATCAAGTCCCGCTGTTGCTAATGACAGTATAGCTATGCGCATATGCGAGTATGTTGCAGCAAATGATAAAAATCGCCTGAGATCTTTCCTCAAACAAAATAAATTAAAAATACGCGGCATTTTTAATGACGTTAATTGCAATGGGGATAATCTGTTAATCTTTGCAGGAAAAAATAAGGCCTTAGAGGTTGGAGAGTTTATTATCGGCAAAACTCCATCCAAAACTGTCGCCGCAAATATAGCTGAATTGGAAAAATATTCGGCTCATTTAGCAGAAGATGCCAAAGATCGCGTAAATTAA
- the pth gene encoding aminoacyl-tRNA hydrolase codes for MTIQLVVGLGNPGPEYTKTRHNAGVWFVEELARVYNISLRPEKKYSGYYGKGQIGGQLVHLLIPTTFMNRSGQSVAPLANFFKIPVEDIIVAHDELDMEPGVCKIKKGGGHGGHNGLRDIIARMANNKDFYRLRIGIGHPGHRDRVTGHVLGKAPASEQTLIEQCIDEASRCIEIWQKDDLKKAQNRLHSFKAS; via the coding sequence ATGACTATTCAGTTAGTTGTGGGGCTAGGTAATCCTGGCCCCGAATACACAAAAACCCGTCACAATGCAGGCGTTTGGTTCGTTGAAGAGCTCGCTCGCGTTTACAACATTTCTCTTAGACCAGAAAAAAAATATTCTGGTTACTACGGTAAAGGTCAAATTGGTGGTCAGCTTGTCCATCTTCTCATTCCAACAACTTTTATGAACCGTAGTGGGCAATCAGTTGCGCCATTAGCCAACTTTTTCAAAATTCCTGTCGAAGATATTATTGTCGCACACGACGAACTCGATATGGAGCCCGGTGTATGTAAAATTAAGAAAGGTGGCGGACACGGTGGCCATAACGGCTTACGTGACATCATTGCCCGTATGGCAAACAACAAAGATTTTTATCGATTACGCATCGGCATTGGCCATCCTGGTCATCGAGATCGCGTAACAGGACATGTGCTAGGCAAAGCGCCAGCAAGTGAACAAACTTTAATTGAGCAATGCATAGACGAAGCAAGCCGATGTATCGAAATATGGCAAAAAGACGATCTGAAAAAAGCACAAAATCGTCTTCACTCTTTTAAAGCCAGTTAA
- a CDS encoding FAD-dependent oxidoreductase, whose protein sequence is MKLVDCIVVGGGMVGAAAALSLAQLGLSVTLVEKSAPNPLSPEQPVDLRVSAISLASEYLLEQLGAWPQIRAWRCAPYKRLGVWESELAYTEFNADDIDQPYLGHIIENRSIQLALWQQIEAHDSIELICPSSVESLSQVDHETTGFSTLSVGEREINARLIVAADGGNSFIRKLAGIGCTGWQYQQSAMLIHVQTSIEQQDITWQQFTPSGPMAMLPLSGNQASLVWYHHKDEIRRLSALSNQALQERVLAAFPEKLGDIKVLNKASFPLTRQHANSYVEGRVVLLGDAAHSINPLAGQGVNLGFKDVKALQTIIATAIGNGELWHQPHVLVRYEKARRTDNALMMTGMDALYKGFSNDLPLFKLLRNTGLFVAQRVPILKSKALAYACGIE, encoded by the coding sequence ATGAAGTTAGTTGATTGTATTGTAGTAGGTGGTGGCATGGTTGGAGCAGCAGCAGCTTTGTCGCTAGCCCAATTAGGGCTTTCAGTGACATTAGTGGAGAAATCTGCGCCCAATCCACTTTCACCTGAGCAACCTGTCGACTTACGTGTTTCTGCTATTTCATTAGCATCTGAATATTTGCTTGAGCAATTAGGCGCTTGGCCGCAAATTAGAGCATGGCGATGTGCGCCATATAAACGTTTGGGGGTGTGGGAGTCAGAACTGGCTTACACCGAGTTTAACGCCGATGATATTGACCAGCCTTATTTAGGTCATATCATTGAGAATCGCTCAATTCAGCTTGCGTTATGGCAACAAATTGAAGCACACGATAGTATTGAGTTGATATGTCCTAGTAGTGTTGAAAGCTTGTCTCAAGTTGATCATGAAACAACAGGATTTTCAACGCTTAGTGTTGGTGAGCGAGAAATCAATGCTCGTTTAATTGTTGCTGCTGATGGTGGCAATAGCTTCATCAGGAAACTGGCAGGCATTGGATGCACTGGTTGGCAGTACCAGCAATCAGCAATGTTAATCCATGTACAAACATCAATTGAACAACAAGATATAACATGGCAACAGTTTACACCTTCTGGGCCAATGGCCATGCTACCGCTATCTGGAAATCAGGCATCACTGGTTTGGTATCATCATAAGGATGAAATTAGACGATTAAGTGCCTTATCTAATCAAGCACTACAAGAGCGTGTTCTAGCGGCCTTTCCTGAAAAACTGGGCGACATTAAGGTACTTAATAAAGCGTCTTTCCCGTTAACAAGACAGCATGCGAATAGTTATGTCGAAGGACGCGTTGTGTTGTTAGGAGATGCTGCTCACAGTATTAACCCGTTGGCAGGTCAGGGCGTAAATTTAGGATTTAAAGACGTTAAAGCACTGCAAACCATCATCGCAACGGCCATAGGTAATGGCGAGCTGTGGCATCAGCCACATGTGTTGGTTCGCTATGAAAAAGCTAGACGGACTGACAATGCGTTAATGATGACTGGAATGGATGCTTTGTATAAAGGGTTTTCAAATGATTTGCCCTTATTTAAATTGCTACGCAATACCGGCTTATTTGTCGCTCAACGTGTTCCAATCTTAAAATCCAAAGCGTTGGCGTATGCTTGCGGTATAGAGTAG
- a CDS encoding AraC family transcriptional regulator: MKYSLPHYSIRALVNFLTRMGLERSILLAHIKTNEADLNSAQCDYTPEDFEHLLSLARQSLKVNNIGFLYGKAFEPSCWGLLGHIVVAAKTLADALAYQKRYQCLLGNAGQAYHEFEGDIITIRWLSEPSASPCNIEQVITAWAAFSFTHTLVDDKPIAVYFTHNQMAALEDYETFFGCPVYFNANFNGIKVKESSLDLPLSSYNQEVLNVLLSNAQHKLTEKRLNASLDMITEYIIDVLPDHVPELAEISAHLGISTRQLQRKFQKESTNLTELMESIRKNLAISYLTQTDHKLLYISTMLGYSEQSTFQRAFKRWSSVTPQEFRLNPSPLI, translated from the coding sequence ATGAAATACTCTCTACCGCATTATTCTATCCGCGCACTCGTTAATTTTTTAACGCGAATGGGATTAGAGCGGTCGATATTGCTTGCGCACATAAAAACGAACGAAGCAGATTTAAATTCGGCGCAATGTGATTATACCCCTGAAGATTTTGAGCACCTATTATCACTTGCACGCCAGTCACTCAAGGTTAACAATATTGGTTTTTTATATGGAAAAGCATTTGAGCCTAGTTGCTGGGGACTATTAGGGCATATTGTCGTAGCAGCTAAAACACTAGCTGATGCCTTAGCTTATCAAAAACGATACCAATGTTTGTTAGGGAACGCCGGGCAAGCCTATCATGAGTTTGAAGGCGATATTATTACTATCCGCTGGTTATCAGAGCCAAGTGCTAGTCCGTGTAATATAGAACAAGTTATCACCGCATGGGCCGCCTTTTCCTTTACCCATACCCTCGTTGACGACAAGCCGATAGCGGTCTATTTCACCCATAATCAAATGGCTGCTCTTGAAGATTATGAAACGTTCTTTGGCTGCCCCGTGTATTTTAATGCAAACTTTAACGGTATCAAGGTCAAGGAAAGTTCGCTTGATTTACCGCTGAGTAGCTACAATCAAGAAGTATTAAATGTGTTGCTATCAAATGCACAACATAAGCTAACCGAGAAACGGCTGAACGCCTCATTAGATATGATCACTGAGTACATTATTGATGTTTTACCTGACCACGTGCCTGAGCTAGCAGAAATTTCAGCGCACCTGGGGATTAGCACGCGGCAGCTCCAGCGAAAATTTCAAAAAGAGTCGACCAATTTGACCGAGTTGATGGAGAGCATTCGTAAAAACCTCGCCATATCTTACTTAACCCAAACTGATCATAAACTGCTTTATATTTCCACCATGCTTGGCTATTCCGAGCAGAGTACGTTTCAACGCGCGTTTAAGCGTTGGTCTAGTGTAACGCCACAAGAATTTAGGTTAAACCCATCACCACTCATTTGA
- the ychF gene encoding redox-regulated ATPase YchF → MGFKCGIVGLPNVGKSTLFNALTKAGIEAANFPFCTIEPNTGVVPVPDPRLDKLSAIVNPERVLATTMEFVDIAGLVAGASKGEGLGNKFLANIRETDAIGHVVRCFENDNIIHVANKINPADDIDVINTELVLADMDTAERALQRQAKRAKGGDKDAKFEVSVLEKVLPHVEEGNMVRSLELAKEEKAAIAYLNFLTIKPTMYIANVNDDGFENNPYLDVVHEIAEKEGAVVVPVCAEIEGELSEMDEDDREIFMEEMGLEEPGLNRVINSGYGLLSLQTYFTAGVKEVRAWTVKQNATAPQAAGVIHTDFEKGFIRAEVVSYDDFIEYNGESGAKEAGKWRLEGKDYLVKDGDVVHFRFNV, encoded by the coding sequence ATGGGATTTAAATGTGGTATTGTTGGCTTGCCCAACGTGGGTAAATCGACCTTATTCAATGCACTGACTAAAGCGGGCATTGAAGCAGCAAACTTTCCATTTTGTACAATTGAGCCAAACACCGGTGTGGTGCCAGTACCTGATCCTCGTTTAGATAAGCTTTCTGCTATTGTTAACCCTGAACGCGTTTTAGCAACAACAATGGAATTTGTTGATATTGCGGGCTTAGTTGCAGGTGCATCAAAAGGTGAAGGTTTAGGTAATAAATTCCTCGCAAACATTCGCGAAACAGACGCTATTGGCCATGTTGTTCGTTGTTTTGAAAACGACAACATTATTCATGTTGCCAATAAAATTAACCCTGCTGATGATATCGATGTCATCAACACTGAATTGGTCTTAGCGGATATGGATACCGCAGAGCGTGCTCTTCAGCGACAAGCGAAACGTGCCAAAGGTGGCGATAAAGACGCCAAATTTGAAGTGTCTGTATTAGAGAAAGTTCTCCCGCACGTTGAAGAAGGCAACATGGTGCGTTCTTTAGAGCTTGCTAAAGAAGAAAAAGCAGCCATTGCTTACCTTAACTTTCTAACCATCAAACCAACCATGTACATTGCTAACGTTAATGATGACGGTTTTGAAAATAACCCTTATTTAGATGTTGTACATGAAATAGCAGAAAAAGAAGGCGCTGTTGTTGTTCCAGTCTGTGCTGAAATTGAAGGCGAACTGTCTGAAATGGATGAAGATGACAGAGAGATCTTCATGGAAGAGATGGGATTAGAAGAGCCAGGCTTGAACAGAGTAATCAATTCTGGTTATGGTCTACTTAGTCTACAAACCTATTTTACCGCCGGCGTAAAAGAAGTTCGTGCTTGGACAGTTAAGCAAAACGCAACAGCCCCACAAGCTGCTGGTGTTATTCATACTGATTTTGAAAAAGGGTTTATCCGTGCTGAAGTCGTGAGTTACGATGATTTCATTGAGTATAACGGTGAATCAGGCGCTAAAGAAGCAGGTAAGTGGCGCTTAGAAGGTAAAGATTACCTAGTTAAAGATGGCGACGTTGTTCATTTCCGCTTCAATGTTTAG
- a CDS encoding 50S ribosomal protein L25/general stress protein Ctc — translation MTDLFTLAAEVRTDLGKGASRRLRHANKVPAILYGEGKDPVSLTLAHNKVFRAQEEEAFYSHVLTLDIDGEKVECLIKDMQRHPYKNIVMHMDFMRIDATHDVHTNVPVHFINEEAVAKKGATVAHHVSEIAITCLPGNLPEFIEVDVADLEVGQTLHLSDVKFPEGVTSDELAKGADHDQAVVTANAPKGKADDEEGDEAEEAAAE, via the coding sequence ATGACTGATTTATTTACTTTAGCTGCAGAAGTACGTACTGATTTAGGGAAAGGTGCGAGCCGCCGCCTACGTCACGCGAACAAGGTTCCAGCTATCCTTTACGGTGAAGGCAAAGATCCTGTTTCTTTAACATTAGCGCACAACAAAGTATTCCGTGCACAAGAAGAAGAAGCATTCTACTCGCACGTTTTAACATTAGACATCGACGGTGAAAAAGTTGAATGTTTAATCAAAGACATGCAACGTCACCCGTACAAAAACATCGTTATGCACATGGATTTCATGCGTATTGATGCAACTCATGACGTTCACACAAACGTTCCAGTTCACTTCATCAATGAAGAAGCTGTAGCTAAGAAAGGCGCTACTGTTGCTCACCACGTTTCTGAAATCGCAATTACATGTTTACCAGGTAACTTACCTGAATTCATCGAAGTTGATGTTGCTGATTTAGAAGTAGGTCAAACGCTTCACTTATCTGATGTTAAATTCCCAGAAGGCGTTACTTCTGACGAATTAGCTAAAGGTGCTGATCATGACCAAGCTGTTGTTACTGCTAATGCTCCAAAAGGCAAAGCTGACGACGAAGAAGGTGATGAAGCAGAAGAAGCTGCTGCTGAATAA
- a CDS encoding substrate-binding periplasmic protein encodes MLHRTLSFFIIAFSIIAAPSSMAFSQKHQLNLNDIKWPPFFFPQLESNNTGIAKDILNNCIGSMNYTIKYKSLPIKRTHLYMQSGELDVSVYSYKKSREQFVVYGKEPIFKSQYGFASRASDKIIITNINDVYKYRFGHLAGLAHTPELMKIVEEKKITDDISEGYDLDAMFGQLLATPQRFQLMANSKETLKWRAKQLGVANQIHVHDFTLRVKPYFVTVSKYSKSIEYIDEFLKHIDQCIVTMKKNGQYQKILSSYGLTFE; translated from the coding sequence ATGCTACATAGAACCTTATCGTTTTTTATTATCGCTTTCTCCATTATAGCAGCGCCTTCAAGCATGGCTTTTTCACAAAAGCACCAACTTAATTTAAATGACATCAAATGGCCGCCCTTCTTTTTCCCTCAACTTGAAAGCAATAACACGGGTATTGCCAAAGACATTTTGAATAACTGTATAGGTAGCATGAACTATACGATTAAGTACAAATCTTTACCTATTAAACGAACGCACTTATACATGCAATCAGGGGAATTAGACGTCAGTGTTTATTCCTACAAAAAAAGCAGAGAACAGTTTGTTGTCTACGGTAAAGAGCCTATTTTTAAAAGCCAGTATGGCTTTGCATCAAGGGCTTCAGATAAAATTATCATCACCAACATAAATGATGTATATAAATATCGCTTTGGACACTTAGCGGGTTTGGCTCATACCCCTGAGCTGATGAAGATTGTTGAAGAGAAAAAAATCACTGATGATATTTCTGAAGGCTATGATTTGGATGCTATGTTTGGCCAATTACTAGCAACACCTCAGCGATTTCAACTCATGGCCAATTCTAAAGAAACCTTGAAATGGCGAGCCAAGCAACTGGGCGTAGCAAATCAAATACATGTCCATGATTTCACCCTTAGAGTTAAACCATACTTTGTCACCGTATCAAAATACTCTAAGAGCATTGAATACATTGACGAATTTCTAAAGCACATCGACCAATGTATCGTGACGATGAAAAAGAACGGACAATATCAAAAAATCCTCTCCTCCTATGGGTTAACTTTCGAATAA
- a CDS encoding sterol desaturase family protein: MSLILFAIPLFLLLIIIELIVDKMRGTQFYQFNDAINSLSIGIFSRITGILKAAIPISFYFYLYENFAIWSLSEQSLLVWFFAFVAYDLAYYWSHRLNHRIGVMWGSHVVHHSSEEYNLTTALRQTSTPSLLGWTLYLPLALIGVSPTVAIACGSLNLIYQFWVHTRHINKMPSWYEAIFVTPSHHRVHHALNRDYIDKNYAGVFILWDKLFNSFQAEKDNVSIVYGVSHQLKSWNPIWANLQVYSCLLSDALNTRSWRDKIVLWFKPPGWRPDDVTASHPRGWVTTKTMNKYDVALSPYLKRYLLAQFIIVIGLVLAFFISAHSLSLPMNATLCLLATLNLVVISGVQEQKGWALWFEPIRILSTSLAVYLALDALEVENGIWLTSVACLILLATFYYVNVATWSNSNKLAQYTLQDEPAEQ; the protein is encoded by the coding sequence ATGTCGTTAATACTTTTTGCTATTCCACTTTTCTTATTGCTGATTATTATTGAGCTTATTGTCGATAAAATGCGTGGTACTCAGTTTTATCAATTTAATGATGCGATAAATTCATTAAGTATCGGCATATTCAGCCGCATTACTGGTATTTTAAAAGCCGCCATTCCTATTTCTTTTTATTTTTATCTTTATGAAAATTTTGCGATTTGGTCATTGTCAGAGCAATCATTGCTGGTCTGGTTTTTTGCTTTTGTTGCTTATGATTTAGCGTATTATTGGTCCCATCGACTTAATCACCGAATTGGCGTAATGTGGGGATCTCATGTGGTTCATCACTCAAGCGAAGAGTACAATTTAACAACTGCATTAAGGCAAACCAGTACGCCGAGTTTACTCGGTTGGACATTATATCTTCCGCTTGCCTTAATTGGTGTAAGCCCAACTGTCGCAATAGCGTGCGGTTCACTAAACTTAATTTATCAATTTTGGGTACATACCCGTCACATTAATAAAATGCCATCATGGTATGAAGCCATTTTTGTCACGCCTAGTCATCATAGAGTTCATCACGCGCTAAATCGTGATTATATTGATAAGAATTATGCGGGCGTTTTTATATTGTGGGACAAGTTGTTTAATTCCTTCCAGGCCGAAAAAGATAACGTTAGCATTGTCTATGGCGTTAGCCATCAGTTAAAAAGTTGGAATCCTATATGGGCTAACCTGCAAGTCTATTCATGCCTACTCTCCGATGCGCTGAATACAAGAAGCTGGCGAGATAAAATTGTGTTGTGGTTTAAGCCGCCAGGTTGGCGACCGGATGATGTTACGGCTTCGCACCCAAGAGGCTGGGTAACCACCAAAACCATGAACAAGTATGATGTGGCGCTTTCTCCGTATTTAAAGCGATATTTATTGGCACAATTTATTATTGTGATTGGCTTGGTGCTGGCATTCTTTATTTCCGCTCATTCACTTTCTTTACCAATGAATGCGACGCTGTGTTTGTTGGCTACTTTGAATTTAGTGGTGATATCCGGTGTACAGGAGCAAAAAGGCTGGGCACTATGGTTTGAACCCATTCGCATTCTATCAACAAGCCTAGCGGTTTATTTGGCGTTAGACGCACTTGAAGTTGAGAACGGAATTTGGTTAACCAGTGTTGCCTGTTTAATATTATTGGCGACTTTCTATTATGTGAATGTAGCTACATGGAGCAACAGCAATAAGCTTGCTCAATATACATTACAGGATGAACCTGCTGAGCAATAA
- a CDS encoding 2OG-Fe(II) oxygenase family protein, giving the protein MNWVEQLQEQGFAQFRQYLPSDTANHLRKQILTAAHFKTWRLLTTPYRPLTHIKDRISSSNVEKCRQQQAIKAERNKQFAFSFYRTSNKHAKRHGAGDIHLNLAKTLKEQVAMPLGLSGEIRDSFVAKFEREQFISYHTDGSAGQYAFIYQLSKGWQPKYGGQLVLYPTKSRFYRKVIQPEFNCLTLLKLNHPMPHSVRMLNNPKHKHRLTISGWLE; this is encoded by the coding sequence ATGAATTGGGTTGAACAGCTACAAGAGCAAGGTTTTGCCCAGTTTCGTCAGTATTTACCTAGTGACACCGCAAACCATTTAAGAAAACAAATCTTAACAGCAGCGCACTTCAAAACCTGGCGATTGTTGACAACGCCTTATCGACCACTGACACATATCAAAGACCGCATATCGTCATCCAATGTGGAAAAATGCAGACAACAACAAGCGATAAAAGCCGAACGAAATAAGCAATTTGCTTTTTCTTTTTATCGAACGAGCAATAAACATGCTAAACGACACGGAGCAGGGGACATTCACTTAAATCTAGCCAAAACACTTAAAGAGCAAGTGGCCATGCCTTTGGGGTTGAGCGGAGAGATTAGGGATAGCTTTGTTGCTAAATTCGAACGAGAGCAGTTTATTAGTTATCACACGGATGGCTCGGCTGGGCAATATGCTTTTATCTATCAGTTAAGTAAAGGATGGCAGCCTAAATATGGAGGGCAGTTAGTACTTTATCCGACTAAAAGTCGATTTTACAGAAAGGTGATTCAGCCAGAGTTTAACTGTCTTACGCTGTTAAAACTCAATCATCCAATGCCACACAGTGTTCGAATGCTGAATAACCCCAAACATAAACATCGCTTAACTATATCTGGTTGGTTAGAATAG
- a CDS encoding ribose-phosphate pyrophosphokinase, with protein sequence MPDMKIFAGNATPELAKKIADRLYIGLGEAKVGSFSDGEISVEITENVRGADVFIIQSTCAPTNNNLMELIVMVDALRRASAGRITAVMPYFGYARQDRRVRSARVPITAKVVADFLSSVGVDRVLTVDLHAEQIQGFFDVPVDNVFGTPILLEDMLEKNLENPVVVSPDIGGVVRARAVAKLLDDADLAIIDKRRPKANVAQVMHIIGDVEGRDCIIVDDMIDTGGTLAKAAAALKDHGAKNVYAYATHPVLSGNAVQNLKDSVIDEVIVTDSIPLSPELKKLKNVRQLTLSGMLSEAIRRVSNEESISAMFDEG encoded by the coding sequence GTGCCTGACATGAAGATTTTTGCGGGAAACGCCACCCCTGAACTGGCTAAAAAAATTGCTGACCGACTATATATTGGTTTAGGTGAAGCAAAAGTAGGTAGTTTTAGCGATGGCGAAATCAGTGTTGAAATCACTGAAAACGTTCGTGGTGCCGATGTATTTATCATCCAATCAACTTGCGCGCCAACTAACAACAACTTAATGGAACTTATCGTCATGGTTGACGCGTTACGCCGCGCTTCTGCCGGTCGTATTACCGCAGTAATGCCTTACTTCGGTTACGCACGTCAAGACCGTCGTGTACGTAGTGCTCGTGTTCCTATTACCGCAAAGGTTGTTGCTGATTTCCTTTCTAGTGTAGGTGTTGACCGTGTATTAACAGTTGACTTACATGCTGAGCAAATTCAAGGTTTCTTCGATGTACCAGTAGATAACGTATTTGGTACGCCTATTCTTTTAGAAGATATGTTAGAGAAGAACTTAGAAAACCCTGTAGTTGTATCACCTGATATTGGTGGTGTAGTACGTGCTCGCGCTGTAGCGAAGTTATTAGATGATGCTGACTTAGCTATCATCGACAAACGTCGCCCTAAAGCAAATGTTGCTCAAGTTATGCATATTATTGGTGATGTTGAAGGTCGTGACTGTATCATTGTTGATGACATGATTGACACGGGTGGTACGTTAGCAAAAGCTGCGGCTGCACTGAAAGATCACGGTGCGAAAAACGTGTATGCGTATGCGACTCACCCAGTATTATCTGGCAATGCAGTTCAAAACTTAAAAGATTCTGTGATTGACGAAGTGATTGTAACTGACTCAATTCCATTGTCTCCAGAATTAAAGAAATTGAAAAATGTTCGTCAACTAACCCTTAGCGGTATGTTGTCTGAAGCTATTCGTCGCGTCAGTAACGAAGAGTCAATTTCAGCGATGTTTGATGAAGGTTAA